A single window of Pseudarthrobacter psychrotolerans DNA harbors:
- a CDS encoding ROK family glucokinase, with amino-acid sequence MYVTPPGEPAAPLRRPAPWRRRPLALKARPRQADTFREHLRLGRKGLAIGIDIGGTKVAAGVVDADGRILSEARRSTPGSDPRAVEQVIVELVDELGAGHRVWSVGIGAAGWMDLDGGTVLFSPHLAWRNEPLRENLQRLLRRPVLLTNDADAAAWAEWRFGAGQGEDRLVCITLGTGIGGAMVMDGRVERGRFGVAGEFGHQIIMPGGQRCECGNRGCWEQYASGNALGREARILARANSPVAQELLATVGGDAEQITGAIVTDLALAGDAACRELLDEVGEWLGLGLANLAAALDPGLFVIGGGLCSAGDLLVEPARKAFGRNLTGRGFRPAAGIELAALGPNAGLIGAADLSRVSSRMR; translated from the coding sequence ATGTACGTAACGCCCCCCGGCGAGCCAGCCGCTCCGCTTCGACGTCCAGCCCCCTGGCGGCGGCGGCCGCTGGCGCTGAAGGCCCGGCCCAGGCAGGCGGATACATTCCGCGAGCACCTGCGGCTCGGGCGCAAGGGGCTGGCAATCGGCATTGATATCGGCGGCACCAAGGTCGCCGCGGGCGTAGTGGATGCCGACGGAAGGATCCTGAGCGAGGCCCGGCGGTCCACCCCCGGCAGCGACCCGCGAGCGGTGGAGCAGGTCATCGTAGAGCTCGTGGACGAACTCGGGGCCGGCCACAGGGTTTGGTCAGTAGGCATCGGTGCGGCCGGGTGGATGGATCTGGACGGCGGAACGGTGCTTTTCAGTCCGCACCTCGCCTGGCGCAACGAGCCGTTGCGGGAAAACCTGCAGCGCCTGCTGCGCCGGCCTGTCCTGCTGACGAACGACGCCGACGCCGCAGCCTGGGCGGAATGGCGCTTTGGCGCGGGGCAGGGCGAGGACAGGCTGGTGTGCATCACCCTCGGTACCGGGATCGGCGGTGCCATGGTGATGGACGGGCGGGTGGAGCGCGGCCGGTTTGGTGTAGCCGGCGAATTCGGCCACCAGATCATCATGCCCGGCGGGCAGCGTTGCGAGTGCGGCAACCGGGGCTGCTGGGAGCAGTACGCCTCCGGCAACGCCCTGGGCCGGGAAGCGAGGATTTTGGCGCGCGCCAATTCGCCCGTTGCCCAGGAACTGCTGGCCACCGTCGGCGGTGACGCGGAGCAGATCACCGGGGCGATTGTTACTGATCTGGCACTCGCCGGTGACGCGGCCTGCCGCGAACTCCTGGATGAAGTGGGCGAATGGCTGGGCCTGGGATTGGCAAACCTTGCGGCAGCTTTGGATCCGGGGCTGTTTGTGATCGGCGGGGGACTATGTTCGGCAGGGGACCTGCTGGTAGAGCCCGCGCGCAAGGCGTTCGGCCGGAACCTTACGGGCCGTGGCTTCCGTCCGGCGGCCGGCATCGAGCTGGCAGCGCTCGGACCAAACGCGGGACTCATCGGTGCGGCCGATCTGTCCCGCGTCAGCAGCCGCATGCGGTGA
- a CDS encoding alpha/beta fold hydrolase: MTGLPDHSPFSSPFNGDGARIGVVLSHGFTGSPHGLRAWARSLADAGFAVRMPLLPGHGTSWQELARTRWPQWHGALDDAYLDLESDCDHVFVAGLSMGGALALRIAATRPVAGVIAVNPGLVIDDPRAPLAGILKLVLKSTPAIANDILKPGMDEGAYPRTPVAAAHELNKMFKDTIRILPRITAPVRVFRSTVDHVVSDTSVAALRRGLTNAPLTLTTLENSYHVATLDNDAEEIFRGSADFIRAVVAGTAAAQVQEGTGHE, encoded by the coding sequence ATGACCGGCCTACCGGACCACAGCCCTTTCAGCAGCCCCTTCAACGGCGACGGAGCCCGGATCGGAGTGGTCCTCTCACACGGGTTCACCGGCAGTCCGCACGGGCTGCGCGCGTGGGCCCGGTCGCTCGCCGACGCCGGTTTCGCTGTACGCATGCCGCTGCTGCCAGGGCACGGCACCAGCTGGCAGGAGCTTGCGCGCACGCGCTGGCCGCAGTGGCATGGCGCCCTGGACGACGCATACCTGGACCTGGAATCCGACTGTGACCACGTCTTCGTCGCCGGGTTGAGCATGGGCGGTGCCCTGGCCCTGAGAATTGCCGCCACCCGGCCCGTAGCCGGGGTGATCGCGGTGAACCCTGGCCTCGTCATCGACGATCCCCGCGCACCCTTGGCCGGCATCCTGAAACTGGTCCTGAAGAGCACCCCGGCCATTGCCAACGACATCCTCAAACCCGGGATGGACGAGGGCGCCTACCCGCGAACGCCCGTAGCCGCAGCCCACGAGCTGAACAAGATGTTCAAGGACACCATCCGGATACTCCCCCGCATCACCGCGCCCGTACGGGTCTTCCGCTCCACCGTGGACCATGTGGTCTCGGACACGAGCGTGGCGGCGCTGCGCCGCGGCCTGACCAACGCACCGCTGACATTGACCACCCTGGAGAACAGCTATCACGTGGCGACACTTGATAACGACGCCGAGGAGATCTTCCGCGGGTCCGCCGACTTCATCCGGGCGGTTGTTGCCGGCACGGCAGCAGCCCAGGTCCAGGAGGGTACCGGCCATGAATAG
- a CDS encoding alpha/beta fold hydrolase translates to MTESSIAPRPAAFSYPGHGPNATTGIAICHGFTGSPLSVLPWAEHLAAQGFAVSVPLLPGHGTDWRQLARSNWHDWYGTFESAYLELNARTEQCFVAGLSMGGAIALLTAARHPVAGVSLVNPGLSFYDRRVRVIGVLKYFQRTTLPIQEEQPTAGVTNDGDYSRTPLAAVHELKKLFGTATRGLHQVTAPVQVFKSRSDAVVPATSLLTLRQRLGPRLMEIVDLHHSGHVATLDIDAPEIFACSSAFFLAHTPRPESSARTAATPHTTSETS, encoded by the coding sequence ATGACAGAAAGCAGCATCGCGCCCCGGCCTGCCGCTTTCAGCTACCCCGGCCACGGACCCAATGCCACCACCGGGATTGCCATCTGCCATGGCTTCACCGGCAGCCCGCTGAGCGTCCTGCCTTGGGCAGAACACCTCGCCGCCCAGGGATTTGCGGTGTCGGTACCGCTCCTGCCCGGCCACGGGACGGATTGGCGGCAGCTCGCGCGCTCAAACTGGCACGACTGGTACGGGACTTTCGAATCGGCGTACCTGGAGCTGAACGCCCGGACGGAGCAGTGTTTTGTGGCCGGCCTCTCGATGGGCGGCGCCATTGCGTTGCTGACGGCTGCCAGGCACCCCGTGGCTGGCGTCTCTTTGGTGAATCCCGGCCTCAGCTTCTACGACCGCCGCGTGCGGGTCATCGGAGTGCTCAAGTACTTCCAGCGCACTACGTTGCCCATCCAGGAGGAACAGCCAACGGCGGGAGTCACCAATGACGGCGACTACTCGCGGACTCCGCTGGCAGCCGTGCATGAGCTCAAGAAGCTTTTCGGCACAGCCACGCGGGGCCTGCACCAGGTCACCGCCCCGGTGCAGGTCTTCAAGTCCCGGTCGGACGCCGTTGTGCCGGCCACCTCACTCCTGACGCTGCGGCAGCGTTTGGGCCCGCGGCTGATGGAAATAGTGGACCTGCACCACAGCGGACATGTGGCCACCCTGGATATTGATGCGCCCGAGATTTTTGCCTGTTCCAGCGCATTCTTCCTCGCCCATACACCCCGCCCTGAGTCGTCAGCCCGAACCGCGGCCACACCTCACACCACTTCGGAGACTTCATGA
- a CDS encoding lysophospholipid acyltransferase family protein, translated as MFYLVMKRIFLGPVLRLLFRPWVKGLDNVPAQGAAIIASNHLSFSDSIFMPLMVRRPVVFLAKSEYFTGTGLKGRLTALFFRLTNQLPMDRSGGAASAVSLNAGMDVLTGGGLLGIYPEGTRSPDARLYRGKVGVARLALEAGVPVIPVAMIGTDKVQPIGKRMPNIRRIGMIFGAPLDFSRYADQAEDRLVQRKVTDEIMFELMRLSGQEYVDEYAAVVKLRLAGAAATAAGGASAKRAETDGGAAGTGTDGKDPAAG; from the coding sequence GTGTTCTATTTGGTCATGAAGAGGATCTTCCTGGGGCCGGTGCTACGGCTTCTTTTCCGCCCCTGGGTCAAGGGCCTGGACAATGTTCCGGCGCAGGGGGCGGCCATTATCGCCTCGAACCACCTGTCTTTCTCCGACTCCATCTTTATGCCGCTGATGGTTCGCAGGCCGGTTGTTTTCCTGGCCAAGTCCGAGTACTTCACCGGCACAGGCCTCAAGGGCAGGCTGACGGCCCTGTTCTTCAGGCTCACCAACCAGCTGCCCATGGACAGGTCCGGCGGCGCGGCATCGGCCGTATCGCTCAACGCCGGCATGGATGTCCTCACCGGCGGTGGACTGCTGGGCATCTACCCGGAAGGGACCCGCAGCCCGGACGCACGGCTGTATCGGGGAAAGGTGGGAGTCGCCAGGCTGGCCCTGGAGGCTGGTGTGCCCGTGATTCCCGTGGCAATGATCGGCACGGACAAGGTTCAGCCCATCGGCAAACGGATGCCGAATATCCGGCGGATCGGCATGATTTTCGGTGCTCCGCTGGATTTCAGCCGGTACGCAGACCAGGCGGAGGACCGGCTGGTACAGCGGAAGGTCACCGACGAGATCATGTTCGAGCTGATGCGGCTCTCCGGCCAGGAGTACGTGGACGAGTACGCTGCCGTGGTGAAGCTCCGCCTTGCGGGAGCAGCGGCCACCGCGGCCGGTGGTGCCTCCGCGAAACGCGCCGAAACTGACGGCGGCGCTGCCGGCACTGGTACCGATGGCAAGGACCCGGCCGCCGGCTGA
- a CDS encoding 3-deoxy-7-phosphoheptulonate synthase class II, which produces MTELSAKPAFSLSSTAQSGAANYPGLDDWRDLPVSQQPSWQDKDVFTASVGELSVLPPLVFAGEVDVLRERLAAAAEGKAFLLQGGDCAETFEAATADKISARVKTILQMAVVLTYGAAMPVIKMGRMAGQFAKPRSSNDETRDGVTLPAYRGDIVNGYEFTPESRGHDAARMLKAYHTSASTLNLIRAFTQGGFADLRSVHQWNKGFTENPAHARYESLARDIDRAIKFMASCGADFEALKRVEFFASHEALLLDYERALTRIDSRTGFPYDTSAHFLWIGERTRELDHAHVDFLSRVRNPIGVKLGPSTTGDDALRLIDKLDPEREPGRLTFITRMGAGNIREKLPAIVEKVTASGAKVLWVTDPMHGNTVTSPNGYKTRNFDDVIDEVRGFFEVHQALGTVPGGLHVEMTGDDVAECLGGADPVDQEAFLDKYESVCDPRLNHMQSLEMAFLVAGALAKH; this is translated from the coding sequence GTGACTGAGCTATCTGCAAAACCTGCCTTTTCGCTGTCCAGCACCGCCCAGAGCGGAGCAGCCAATTATCCTGGCCTTGATGATTGGCGTGACCTTCCCGTTTCCCAGCAGCCCAGCTGGCAGGACAAGGACGTTTTCACCGCATCTGTCGGGGAACTTTCCGTGCTCCCGCCGCTGGTTTTCGCCGGCGAAGTCGACGTTCTCCGTGAACGCCTGGCAGCTGCGGCAGAGGGCAAAGCTTTCCTCCTGCAGGGTGGCGACTGTGCCGAGACCTTTGAAGCCGCAACTGCGGATAAGATCAGCGCCCGGGTCAAGACCATCCTCCAGATGGCAGTGGTGCTCACCTATGGCGCAGCGATGCCGGTCATCAAGATGGGCCGGATGGCCGGCCAGTTCGCCAAGCCCCGCTCCTCCAACGACGAGACCCGCGACGGCGTGACCCTGCCGGCGTACCGCGGCGACATCGTCAACGGCTACGAATTCACTCCGGAGTCCCGTGGCCATGACGCCGCCCGGATGCTCAAGGCATACCACACGTCCGCCTCCACGCTGAACCTCATCAGGGCCTTTACGCAGGGCGGCTTCGCGGACCTGCGCTCCGTGCATCAGTGGAACAAGGGTTTCACCGAGAACCCCGCTCACGCCCGCTACGAGTCGCTTGCCCGTGACATCGACCGCGCCATCAAGTTCATGGCCTCCTGCGGTGCTGATTTCGAGGCACTCAAGCGGGTGGAATTCTTCGCCAGTCACGAGGCCCTGCTGCTGGACTACGAGCGTGCATTGACCCGCATCGATTCGCGGACAGGTTTCCCGTATGACACCTCGGCGCACTTCCTGTGGATCGGGGAGCGTACGCGCGAACTTGACCACGCGCACGTTGACTTCCTCTCACGCGTCCGGAATCCCATTGGCGTGAAGCTGGGCCCGTCGACAACCGGCGACGACGCCCTCCGCCTCATCGATAAGCTGGACCCCGAGCGGGAGCCGGGCAGGCTGACCTTCATCACTCGCATGGGCGCCGGCAATATCCGCGAGAAGCTTCCGGCCATCGTGGAGAAGGTGACTGCCTCCGGCGCCAAGGTCCTTTGGGTCACCGATCCGATGCACGGCAACACCGTCACGTCCCCCAACGGCTACAAGACCCGCAACTTCGACGACGTCATTGACGAAGTGCGCGGGTTCTTCGAAGTCCACCAGGCCCTGGGCACGGTTCCCGGTGGCCTTCACGTGGAGATGACCGGTGACGACGTCGCAGAGTGCCTGGGCGGTGCCGACCCTGTGGACCAGGAAGCGTTCCTCGACAAGTACGAGTCGGTCTGCGATCCGCGCCTGAACCACATGCAGTCCCTCGAAATGGCGTTCCTGGTGGCTGGGGCACTGGCCAAGCACTGA
- the pknB gene encoding Stk1 family PASTA domain-containing Ser/Thr kinase, whose protein sequence is MQEQVSDRLVGTLVDNRYAVRSKLARGGMSTVYLATDLRLERDVALKVLHPHLATDETFLDRLGREAKAAAKLSHAHVVGVLDQGNDGQTAYLVMEHIKGHTLRDVIRSKGALPPRLALALIDPVVQGLGAAHAAGLIHRDVKPENVLIADDGRIKIGDFGLARAVTTSTSTGTLIGTVGYLSPELVLGKQADTRSDIYSVGIMLYEMLTGQQPYDGEVPIQVAYKHVNETVGPPSALVPGLATEVDELVQWCTANDPENRPVDGNALLQELRHIRTNLTDAELDLIAPAAAPGGQQNPTEIIARTNNPTAVMSSFSRPQPQQSPQAPHALYPPDADYRPGEQYRPELQYRPQTQYGPDDQDAAPAAVPLSKRAQRRLDKEDEKARSRAAATPVRSLREGNPRRRGVLWVVVLVIIALLATGAGWFFGMGPGSPATIPAVANKSVAQAQQLLSEAGFQSRTNDVFDDAVPSGLVVGSDPTAGTETRKFQPVSLFVSKGPQLFELPKLTGGTLNDAKNALNKAGMALGAVTEQFDDAVAVGVVLAQDPAAAAPARHGTPVNLLVSKGPQPIPVPSVVGLEENAAVDAIEAAGLKADVTKDEVNDPKVPKGSVAVQSPATGTLTKGGTVTLTISDGPKLVDVPSFIGKQAKEAEEALRALGFEVRVHNILGGFFGTVRDQDPVKKKVPEGSVVTLTVV, encoded by the coding sequence GTGCAGGAACAAGTGTCAGACCGTCTCGTTGGAACGCTGGTGGACAACCGCTACGCCGTCCGCTCCAAACTCGCGCGCGGCGGCATGTCCACCGTATATCTGGCCACGGATCTCCGGCTTGAGCGCGATGTTGCCCTCAAAGTCCTCCATCCCCATCTCGCCACCGACGAGACATTCCTGGACCGGCTGGGCCGCGAGGCAAAAGCCGCCGCGAAGCTGTCCCATGCCCATGTGGTGGGCGTCCTGGACCAGGGCAACGACGGCCAGACGGCCTATCTGGTGATGGAACACATCAAGGGCCACACCCTCCGGGACGTCATCAGGTCCAAAGGCGCACTGCCTCCCCGACTGGCCCTTGCCTTGATTGATCCTGTTGTGCAGGGCCTCGGCGCGGCCCACGCCGCGGGGCTGATCCACCGGGACGTAAAACCGGAAAACGTCCTGATCGCCGACGACGGCCGTATCAAGATCGGCGATTTCGGACTGGCCCGTGCGGTAACGACGTCCACAAGCACCGGGACACTGATCGGTACCGTGGGATACCTCTCCCCCGAGCTTGTACTGGGAAAGCAGGCTGACACCCGGAGCGACATCTACTCCGTGGGCATCATGCTCTATGAAATGCTGACCGGCCAGCAGCCGTACGACGGCGAGGTCCCCATCCAGGTTGCGTACAAGCACGTGAATGAAACGGTCGGTCCGCCGTCGGCGCTGGTGCCTGGCCTCGCCACCGAGGTGGATGAACTTGTCCAGTGGTGCACCGCAAACGATCCCGAGAACCGCCCGGTGGACGGCAACGCCCTGCTGCAGGAACTGCGCCACATCCGGACCAACCTCACGGACGCCGAACTGGACCTCATTGCGCCTGCCGCGGCCCCGGGCGGGCAGCAGAACCCTACCGAGATCATCGCCCGCACCAACAACCCCACCGCCGTGATGTCGTCCTTCTCCCGGCCGCAGCCACAGCAATCTCCGCAGGCTCCGCATGCCCTGTATCCGCCCGACGCCGACTACCGGCCCGGCGAACAGTACCGGCCGGAACTGCAGTACAGGCCGCAAACGCAGTATGGGCCCGATGATCAGGACGCGGCCCCGGCTGCGGTACCCCTCAGCAAACGCGCCCAGCGCCGGCTCGACAAGGAGGACGAGAAGGCAAGGTCCCGCGCTGCGGCGACCCCGGTCCGGAGCCTGCGGGAAGGCAACCCGCGGCGCCGCGGCGTCCTCTGGGTGGTGGTTCTGGTCATCATCGCGTTGCTTGCCACGGGCGCCGGCTGGTTCTTCGGCATGGGTCCCGGGTCACCGGCCACCATTCCAGCGGTCGCCAACAAGTCAGTGGCCCAGGCCCAACAACTGCTAAGCGAGGCGGGATTCCAGTCACGCACCAACGATGTCTTCGACGACGCCGTTCCCTCCGGACTCGTTGTAGGCTCCGACCCGACCGCCGGCACCGAGACCAGGAAGTTCCAGCCTGTGTCCCTGTTTGTTTCCAAGGGCCCGCAACTGTTTGAACTCCCGAAACTGACCGGCGGAACGCTGAACGACGCGAAAAACGCCCTGAACAAAGCCGGGATGGCCCTGGGTGCCGTCACTGAACAATTTGATGACGCCGTTGCAGTTGGCGTCGTGCTGGCCCAGGATCCGGCCGCCGCGGCTCCCGCGCGCCACGGCACGCCGGTAAATCTGCTGGTGTCCAAGGGGCCGCAGCCGATCCCCGTTCCGTCAGTCGTCGGACTGGAGGAAAACGCCGCCGTCGACGCCATAGAGGCAGCCGGCCTCAAGGCCGATGTCACGAAGGACGAGGTCAACGATCCTAAAGTGCCCAAGGGGTCGGTGGCCGTGCAGTCGCCCGCGACCGGCACCCTGACCAAGGGCGGGACAGTGACGCTGACCATTTCCGACGGCCCCAAGCTCGTGGACGTCCCCAGCTTCATCGGTAAACAAGCCAAGGAAGCCGAAGAAGCCCTGCGCGCGTTGGGCTTCGAGGTGCGGGTGCACAATATCCTCGGCGGCTTCTTCGGCACGGTACGGGATCAGGACCCGGTGAAGAAGAAAGTGCCTGAAGGCTCCGTCGTGACCCTCACGGTGGTGTAG
- a CDS encoding lytic transglycosylase domain-containing protein: protein MTTSRSPKQPLRQSLPMIAVTTAALPAVVLSSLALAQPAAAAEAPARAIPATLAAAMKAQAAEAKTALIPAASVSITIPAAFQPMQDAAPAEYTIARGDTISGIAGKFGLNTYEVLKLNNLQPNTIIYPGQKIKLSGSASAAAPAPAPVAPAAAAPANAGGSYTVKAGDTLGAIAARHNVSLADVFSWNGLNMRSIIYPGQKINVGAGAPAAPAAPATAVQPLSAPAAPAAPAAPAPAPAPGGSYTIKAGDTLSAIASRHGVKLSDILAANQLSMTTVIYPGNKLVIPGASIQPASSSAPAAPATPAAPAAPLVPSTFLGFTYPAAVVSSANENKALLNASPVPSRAEMQAIVADTARQMGVDPSLALAFAYQESGFNQRAVSPANAIGTMQVIPSSGQWASDLVGRKLNLLDPYDNATAGVAIIKRLIDTSKDQDTAIAGYYQGQYSVSKYGMYDDTKVYVAAIKAHQQNFR from the coding sequence ATGACGACGTCCCGCTCGCCAAAACAGCCCCTCAGGCAGAGCCTGCCCATGATTGCTGTCACCACAGCGGCGCTTCCTGCGGTTGTCTTGTCGTCGTTGGCCCTCGCCCAGCCTGCTGCTGCGGCAGAGGCACCTGCCCGCGCCATCCCGGCAACCCTTGCCGCCGCGATGAAGGCCCAGGCCGCCGAAGCAAAAACTGCCCTGATCCCGGCGGCTTCTGTTTCCATTACTATTCCGGCTGCCTTCCAGCCCATGCAGGACGCGGCACCCGCGGAGTACACCATCGCCCGTGGCGACACGATCAGCGGAATTGCCGGCAAATTCGGGCTGAACACCTACGAGGTCCTCAAACTCAATAACCTCCAGCCGAACACCATCATTTACCCCGGCCAGAAGATCAAACTGTCCGGCTCGGCTTCCGCCGCTGCGCCAGCTCCGGCACCGGTGGCCCCCGCCGCGGCCGCTCCGGCCAACGCCGGAGGCAGCTACACCGTAAAGGCCGGCGATACGCTCGGCGCCATCGCAGCCCGGCACAACGTCAGCCTGGCCGATGTCTTCAGCTGGAACGGCCTGAACATGCGCTCCATCATCTACCCGGGCCAGAAGATCAACGTCGGCGCAGGTGCTCCCGCAGCCCCGGCCGCGCCGGCTACGGCCGTCCAGCCTTTGTCCGCTCCCGCGGCGCCGGCGGCTCCTGCAGCGCCCGCTCCCGCTCCCGCTCCCGGCGGTTCATACACAATCAAGGCCGGGGACACCCTGTCAGCGATCGCCTCCAGGCACGGTGTGAAGCTCTCGGACATCCTGGCCGCCAACCAGCTGAGCATGACTACTGTCATCTACCCGGGCAACAAGCTGGTCATTCCGGGCGCCTCCATTCAGCCCGCTTCCTCCTCCGCCCCGGCAGCCCCGGCTACCCCGGCAGCCCCCGCCGCACCGCTGGTACCGAGCACTTTCCTGGGCTTTACCTACCCCGCGGCCGTTGTGAGCTCTGCCAACGAGAACAAGGCCCTGCTGAACGCCTCTCCTGTCCCGTCCCGGGCCGAAATGCAGGCAATTGTGGCCGACACGGCCCGCCAAATGGGAGTGGACCCCTCACTGGCACTGGCCTTCGCGTACCAGGAGTCAGGCTTTAACCAGCGTGCGGTGTCACCGGCCAACGCGATCGGCACCATGCAGGTCATCCCGTCCTCCGGGCAGTGGGCCTCAGACCTCGTAGGGCGGAAGCTGAACCTGCTGGACCCCTACGACAACGCAACGGCCGGCGTGGCAATCATCAAGCGGCTTATCGACACCAGCAAGGACCAGGACACGGCAATTGCCGGGTACTACCAGGGCCAGTACTCGGTCAGCAAATACGGCATGTACGACGACACCAAGGTTTACGTAGCTGCCATCAAGGCGCACCAGCAGAACTTCCGCTAA
- a CDS encoding Rv2175c family DNA-binding protein, with product MSNVESLVGEWLPLPDVAQLLDVSITRVHGLIDERALAALRVGERRIRSVPAAFFLDGQVVDSLKGTIVVLADAGYSDEDLIGWLFTPDESLRGRPIDALREGRKTEIRRRAQTLAW from the coding sequence GTGAGTAACGTAGAAAGCCTTGTGGGCGAGTGGCTGCCCCTGCCGGATGTCGCGCAGTTGTTGGACGTTTCGATTACGAGAGTCCACGGCCTTATTGATGAACGCGCGCTGGCGGCCCTGCGGGTCGGGGAACGGCGGATACGCTCAGTTCCAGCCGCGTTTTTCCTGGACGGCCAGGTTGTTGACAGCCTTAAGGGGACCATTGTGGTCCTGGCGGACGCCGGCTATTCCGACGAGGACTTGATCGGCTGGCTGTTTACCCCCGACGAGTCGCTCCGCGGCCGGCCGATTGATGCCTTGCGGGAAGGCCGCAAGACGGAAATCAGGCGCCGGGCCCAGACCCTGGCCTGGTAA
- a CDS encoding polyprenyl synthetase family protein produces the protein MSISEQLRIEQTAFVAAVAGELTDFLTTRQSLMAAISPDIDPIMGSISNLVTGGKRLRALMCYWGWRGAGGEQEAEEIVTAGSALELFQAAALIHDDIIDRSDTRRGGPSVHRRFSQLHQAQGWALDSERFGHAAAILTGDLCLSFSEEAFTDIGEQAGAGSRARLIFNLMRAEVMAGQYLDILEEVAGPVRDRAGAVTRAQSIIRFKSAKYSTEHPLALGGALAGAPDELLRGYSAFALPLGEAFQLRDDVLGVFGDPVTTGKPAGDDLREGKRTVLIALALGQASTAESAFIDAKLGSPDLGDADVAEIRRIIEESGALQATEVLITEFGAAAYDALEQLPLDELPKTALRKLAEATVSRAS, from the coding sequence GTGAGCATTTCGGAGCAGTTGAGGATTGAGCAGACTGCATTCGTTGCCGCTGTTGCCGGTGAGCTGACAGACTTCCTCACCACACGGCAATCGCTCATGGCTGCCATTTCACCCGATATCGATCCCATCATGGGTTCCATTTCCAACCTGGTGACCGGCGGCAAACGGCTCCGTGCCCTGATGTGTTACTGGGGGTGGCGCGGCGCGGGCGGCGAGCAGGAGGCCGAGGAAATCGTGACGGCGGGATCGGCCCTGGAGCTTTTCCAGGCAGCTGCCCTGATCCACGACGACATCATTGACCGCTCGGACACGCGGCGCGGCGGGCCCAGCGTGCATCGCCGCTTCAGCCAGCTGCACCAAGCGCAAGGCTGGGCGCTGGACAGCGAGCGGTTTGGGCATGCAGCCGCGATCCTGACCGGGGATCTGTGCCTCTCCTTCAGCGAAGAGGCCTTCACGGACATCGGCGAACAGGCGGGCGCGGGCAGCAGGGCGCGCCTGATCTTCAACCTCATGCGTGCCGAGGTCATGGCGGGGCAGTACCTTGACATCCTGGAGGAAGTGGCTGGCCCTGTCCGGGACCGGGCCGGAGCAGTGACAAGGGCACAGTCCATCATCAGGTTCAAGTCCGCCAAATATTCCACTGAGCACCCGCTGGCGCTTGGCGGCGCCCTGGCAGGCGCTCCGGACGAGTTGCTCCGGGGCTACTCGGCCTTCGCGCTGCCGCTGGGCGAAGCGTTCCAACTGCGCGACGACGTCCTGGGCGTCTTTGGGGACCCTGTCACTACAGGCAAGCCGGCAGGTGACGATCTCCGCGAAGGCAAGCGGACCGTACTCATTGCCCTCGCGCTGGGCCAGGCATCAACCGCAGAATCGGCATTTATCGATGCGAAGCTGGGCAGCCCTGACCTGGGCGACGCCGATGTGGCCGAGATCCGCCGGATCATCGAAGAGTCGGGGGCGCTTCAGGCGACTGAAGTGCTGATCACCGAATTCGGCGCCGCGGCGTATGACGCGCTGGAACAGCTGCCGCTGGACGAACTGCCCAAAACTGCACTGCGGAAACTGGCGGAAGCCACGGTCAGCCGCGCGTCCTGA